The Pirellulimonas nuda genome includes a region encoding these proteins:
- a CDS encoding ATP-grasp domain-containing protein, whose product MRVFLYEWVTGGGLAGVAGRLPESLLREGLAMVQAVAADLLQTPGYRVTLMGDLRVPQLAAGGGEVGWIDSRSEHDIQFAQAAQSADATILIAPETDQALFVAVQAAEKYGARLASPGSALVAVVSDKHETAERLIAAGVPAPLGRVLDSDASLPGGFPYPAVVKPLDGAGSQDCYVVASSLDRPPAYAFPRRIEPIVPGLPASVGILVGNGEMITLPPCRQVLSSDGRLQYLGGACPLPGPLAERASGLARRAVEALPPGVGFIGVDLVLGPDPSGLGDRVIEVNPRLTTSFVGLRYLCQDGLAAAMVETALGRPRRPTFSRRSIEFDSAGMVSFLDDGRSA is encoded by the coding sequence ATGCGGGTCTTCTTGTACGAGTGGGTAACGGGCGGCGGCCTGGCAGGGGTCGCCGGGAGGCTCCCGGAGTCTCTCCTGCGAGAGGGCTTGGCGATGGTCCAGGCCGTTGCGGCCGACCTCCTGCAAACCCCCGGCTACCGGGTCACCCTGATGGGAGACCTCCGCGTTCCACAACTAGCCGCGGGCGGAGGCGAGGTCGGATGGATCGACTCACGATCAGAACACGACATCCAGTTCGCGCAAGCCGCGCAATCGGCAGACGCAACCATCTTGATCGCGCCTGAAACCGATCAGGCTTTGTTCGTGGCGGTGCAGGCAGCCGAGAAATACGGCGCTCGATTGGCGTCGCCTGGCAGCGCTTTGGTTGCGGTTGTCTCGGACAAACACGAGACCGCCGAGCGACTGATTGCCGCCGGTGTCCCGGCCCCGCTGGGCCGAGTGCTGGATTCTGACGCGTCACTTCCAGGGGGATTCCCTTACCCGGCGGTCGTCAAACCACTCGATGGGGCCGGTTCGCAAGATTGCTACGTGGTTGCCTCGTCGCTCGATCGCCCGCCGGCCTATGCATTCCCGCGTCGTATCGAGCCGATCGTGCCGGGGTTGCCGGCAAGCGTCGGGATTCTTGTCGGAAACGGGGAGATGATCACTCTCCCCCCTTGCCGTCAGGTCCTGTCATCCGACGGTCGTCTGCAATACTTGGGGGGCGCGTGCCCGCTCCCGGGGCCGCTTGCAGAAAGGGCGTCTGGCTTGGCCCGCCGCGCCGTCGAGGCCCTGCCACCGGGCGTAGGGTTCATCGGAGTAGACCTTGTCCTCGGCCCGGACCCCTCCGGACTCGGCGACCGCGTGATCGAAGTAAACCCCCGACTTACGACCTCGTTCGTCGGCTTACGCTACTTGTGCCAGGACGGCTTAGCCGCCGCGATGGTCGAAACCGCCCTGGGTCGGCCACGGCGTCCAACGTTTAGCCGCCGCTCGATCGAGTTCGACTCCGCGGGGATGGTCAGTTTTCTCGACGACGGACGCTCGGCGTGA
- a CDS encoding Rieske (2Fe-2S) protein — MPGFIDVAAESEIPDPGSLLAEVDDRLVVVVHAADHWYALDDVCTHDGGPLSDGAIDPSKPSIACPRHGAEFDLRNGAALTMPATKPTIAHEIKVEGGRVLVRLCGD, encoded by the coding sequence ATGCCTGGCTTTATCGACGTCGCCGCTGAGTCTGAGATCCCCGATCCCGGTTCGCTGCTCGCGGAGGTCGACGATCGATTGGTCGTGGTAGTGCATGCAGCGGACCACTGGTACGCGCTTGACGACGTTTGCACTCACGACGGCGGACCGCTCAGCGATGGCGCCATCGACCCTAGCAAGCCTTCCATCGCCTGTCCCAGGCACGGGGCGGAGTTCGACCTGCGCAACGGCGCGGCCCTCACCATGCCCGCCACCAAGCCAACCATCGCGCATGAGATCAAGGTTGAGGGGGGCAGAGTCCTGGTGCGGCTCTGCGGCGACTAG
- the sufD gene encoding Fe-S cluster assembly protein SufD, with translation MTDTLTAGSFTAESFRDFVDSRNEPGWVADARREAWRTYSALGWPSRNDEQWMRTDVRLFKIDRFAPPMGDAPSDTPPGLLSQGLQLAGSVASHNSHSVSSTLDPGLYEKGVRFGPIGEMLAQHGDLLRPYFERQLVEPTTDKFSALSSAFWASGAVLFVPKGVCIDQPLHVLSAISAGGVDLSRTLVILEAGADATLLTETASGDDLPGFHCGAIELIVGRGARLRFVNLQNWSQKVWHFAHQKAAVGREGRLQWTLGALGARVAQVNQSVSLVGQDAEAQVNGAMFTQASQHLCYNTHQHHEAPYCRSDLLYKNALQDRSRTVWRGMIKVDKPAQRTDAYQRNDNLMLSADARADSIPGLEIEADDVRCTHGSTSGRVDEQQLFYAMSRGFTRKEAIRMIVAGFFQQVFDRITIESVRDALAEAISQRVQDIS, from the coding sequence ATGACCGATACGCTAACCGCCGGCAGCTTTACCGCGGAATCTTTTCGTGACTTCGTCGATTCACGCAATGAACCAGGCTGGGTCGCCGATGCGCGGCGAGAGGCTTGGCGGACTTACTCAGCACTAGGCTGGCCGTCCCGCAACGACGAGCAGTGGATGCGGACGGACGTTCGCTTGTTCAAGATCGATCGGTTCGCTCCGCCGATGGGGGACGCGCCGTCCGACACGCCCCCGGGGCTGCTGAGCCAAGGCCTCCAGCTCGCTGGGTCCGTTGCATCGCACAACAGCCACTCGGTCTCGTCCACGCTAGACCCAGGCTTGTATGAGAAAGGAGTGCGGTTCGGACCGATCGGCGAGATGCTGGCCCAGCACGGCGACCTGCTCCGGCCCTACTTTGAACGGCAACTGGTCGAGCCCACGACCGACAAATTCTCCGCTCTAAGCTCTGCCTTTTGGGCCAGCGGCGCGGTGCTCTTTGTCCCGAAGGGCGTCTGCATCGACCAGCCGTTGCACGTGCTCTCGGCCATCAGCGCCGGCGGGGTCGACTTGTCGCGGACCTTGGTGATCCTCGAGGCGGGCGCCGACGCGACGCTGCTCACGGAGACCGCCAGCGGCGACGACCTGCCTGGTTTTCACTGCGGCGCCATCGAGTTGATCGTCGGCCGAGGCGCGCGGCTGCGGTTTGTGAATCTTCAGAACTGGTCACAGAAGGTCTGGCACTTCGCCCATCAGAAGGCGGCTGTCGGCAGGGAAGGGCGGTTGCAATGGACGCTGGGGGCGCTCGGCGCCCGCGTCGCCCAGGTTAATCAGAGCGTCTCACTGGTGGGGCAGGACGCCGAAGCGCAAGTAAACGGCGCCATGTTTACCCAGGCATCTCAGCACCTCTGCTACAACACCCACCAGCACCACGAGGCGCCTTACTGCCGCAGCGACCTGCTCTACAAGAACGCGCTTCAGGACCGCTCCCGGACCGTGTGGCGAGGCATGATCAAGGTTGATAAACCTGCGCAACGCACCGACGCCTACCAGCGGAACGACAACTTGATGCTCTCGGCGGACGCACGGGCCGATTCGATCCCGGGGCTCGAAATCGAGGCCGACGACGTCCGCTGCACTCACGGAAGCACCAGTGGCCGGGTCGACGAGCAGCAGCTCTTTTACGCGATGAGCCGCGGGTTCACGCGGAAGGAAGCAATCCGGATGATAGTGGCCGGATTCTTCCAACAGGTGTTTGACCGGATCACGATCGAGAGCGTCCGCGACGCGCTCGCCGAAGCGATCAGCCAGCGGGTTCAGGACATTTCTTGA
- the sufB gene encoding Fe-S cluster assembly protein SufB, whose protein sequence is MTTELLAPTDPLESEINKYDFITQTTGVFKAQRGLNAEVVAQISEMKQEPAWMRQFRLDSLKIFESKPMPKWGGDINIDFNDIFYYLKPTAGQGKTWEDVPQEIKDTFDKLGIPEAEKKYLAGVKAQFESEVVYGSLQQDLGDKGVIFTDTDTALREHPELLRQYFGKIIPPNDNKFAALNSAVWSGGSFIYVPPGVKIDFPLQAYFRINAESMGQFERTLIIVDEGAEVHYVEGCTAPMYTTESLHSAVVEIVVKRNGRCRYTTIQNWANNIYNLVTKRAMAYGDSLMEWIDGNLGSKLTMKYPAVYMMEPGARGEILSIAFSSKGQHQDAGAKLVHCAPNTSGRIISKSISKNGGRSSYRGLCKVEDGAHGSKSSVVCDALILDPDSRSDTYPYIEVDEQDVQIEHEASVSRIGEEQLFYLMSRGMTEAEASSMIVSGFIEPLIKELPMEYAVEMNRLIELQMEGSVG, encoded by the coding sequence ATGACTACGGAACTCTTGGCGCCCACGGATCCGCTTGAGAGCGAGATCAACAAGTACGACTTCATCACCCAGACGACCGGCGTCTTCAAGGCCCAGCGCGGTCTAAACGCCGAAGTGGTGGCGCAGATCTCCGAGATGAAGCAGGAGCCCGCCTGGATGCGGCAGTTCCGCCTCGACTCCCTCAAGATCTTTGAGTCGAAGCCGATGCCCAAGTGGGGGGGCGACATCAACATCGACTTCAACGACATCTTCTACTACCTGAAACCGACCGCCGGCCAGGGGAAGACGTGGGAAGATGTCCCCCAGGAGATCAAGGACACCTTCGACAAGCTCGGCATCCCCGAGGCGGAAAAGAAGTACCTAGCAGGCGTGAAGGCGCAGTTTGAGAGCGAGGTGGTCTACGGCTCGCTGCAACAAGACCTGGGCGACAAAGGCGTAATCTTTACCGACACCGACACGGCGCTGCGCGAGCACCCCGAGCTGCTTCGCCAGTACTTCGGCAAGATCATCCCGCCCAACGACAACAAGTTTGCGGCGCTCAATTCGGCGGTGTGGTCCGGCGGATCCTTCATCTACGTACCGCCCGGCGTGAAGATCGACTTCCCTCTGCAGGCCTACTTCCGCATCAACGCGGAGAGCATGGGACAGTTCGAGCGGACTCTTATCATCGTCGATGAGGGCGCTGAGGTGCACTACGTTGAGGGCTGCACCGCCCCTATGTACACAACCGAAAGCCTGCACTCGGCCGTGGTGGAGATCGTGGTAAAGCGGAACGGACGCTGCCGCTACACCACAATCCAGAACTGGGCTAACAACATCTATAACCTGGTCACCAAACGCGCCATGGCGTACGGCGACTCTCTGATGGAGTGGATCGACGGCAACCTGGGGAGCAAGCTCACCATGAAGTACCCGGCCGTCTATATGATGGAGCCGGGCGCGCGGGGTGAGATCCTCTCGATCGCTTTCTCCAGCAAAGGCCAGCACCAGGACGCGGGCGCCAAGCTGGTTCACTGCGCCCCGAACACTTCGGGGCGGATAATCAGCAAGAGCATCAGCAAGAACGGCGGACGCAGCAGCTACCGCGGGCTGTGCAAGGTGGAAGACGGCGCCCACGGCTCGAAGAGCAGCGTGGTGTGCGACGCTCTGATCCTCGACCCCGATAGCCGTAGCGACACGTACCCGTACATCGAGGTCGATGAACAAGACGTGCAGATTGAGCACGAAGCGTCCGTATCGCGGATTGGCGAGGAGCAGCTCTTCTACCTGATGAGCCGAGGCATGACCGAGGCCGAGGCGAGCAGCATGATCGTCTCAGGATTCATCGAACCGCTCATCAAAGAGCTTCCGATGGAGTACGCCGTAGAGATGAACCGCCTGATCGAACTGCAGATGGAAGGGAGCGTAGGTTAG
- a CDS encoding helix-turn-helix transcriptional regulator, giving the protein MSAVTAESVDRRLLDHLRREGPMDIDGVEQLLGVTATAVRQRFRRLMADGLVERSVNKHGRGRPGHLYHLTEKGLAQAGTNYSDLAETLWEEVRAIPDAAVRLGLVQRLGQRLAEKYASQVNSEDLAVRMQEMAGLMADRDVPISVDESSGLPVLNVLACPYPGLAVNDREVCHMEQAMISELLGRGVELSECRLDGGACCSFQPNGDE; this is encoded by the coding sequence ATGAGTGCTGTCACTGCAGAAAGCGTCGATCGCCGCCTCCTCGACCATTTGCGTCGCGAGGGTCCGATGGACATTGACGGAGTCGAGCAACTGCTCGGCGTTACGGCCACGGCCGTTCGTCAGCGCTTTCGGCGGTTGATGGCCGACGGGCTGGTGGAGAGGTCTGTCAACAAGCACGGGCGGGGACGACCCGGGCACTTGTATCATCTGACGGAAAAGGGACTCGCCCAAGCCGGCACAAACTACAGCGATTTGGCCGAGACGCTGTGGGAAGAGGTCCGGGCGATCCCAGACGCCGCGGTGCGGCTCGGGCTCGTGCAGAGGTTGGGTCAGCGGCTAGCCGAAAAGTACGCCTCCCAAGTCAACAGCGAAGACCTGGCGGTGCGGATGCAGGAGATGGCCGGCCTGATGGCCGACCGCGATGTACCGATCAGCGTAGATGAATCGAGCGGTCTGCCGGTGCTCAACGTGCTGGCCTGCCCCTACCCGGGTCTCGCCGTGAACGACCGGGAGGTCTGCCATATGGAACAAGCGATGATCTCGGAGCTGCTGGGGCGGGGGGTCGAGTTGTCTGAGTGCCGCCTCGACGGGGGGGCCTGTTGTTCGTTCCAACCGAACGGCGACGAGTGA
- a CDS encoding NADH-quinone oxidoreductase subunit B, whose translation MNPQQSPELSTRPWIEGRFEENVITTTVEQAINWARQSSIWPMTFGLACCAIEMMAAGASRYDMDRFGAGAFRATPRQADLMIVAGTVTYKMASRVRRLYNLMPDPKFVIAMGACTVGGGPYFKWGYHVVKGVDLVVPVDVYVPGCPPRPEALLEGLMRVQDKINSQRIVKRSSDNRLGAEAAELEDALPTPHHSGYADPPAGPEPLFHHQKLTS comes from the coding sequence ATGAACCCACAACAATCTCCAGAGCTTTCGACACGCCCATGGATTGAAGGGCGTTTCGAAGAAAACGTCATCACGACGACCGTAGAGCAAGCGATCAACTGGGCGCGCCAGTCGAGCATCTGGCCGATGACTTTCGGGTTGGCGTGTTGTGCGATTGAAATGATGGCTGCCGGCGCCAGCCGGTACGACATGGACCGTTTCGGGGCCGGGGCGTTCCGCGCCACGCCGCGGCAGGCCGATTTGATGATTGTCGCCGGCACCGTGACCTACAAAATGGCGAGCCGTGTCCGTCGGCTCTACAACCTGATGCCGGACCCGAAGTTCGTCATCGCGATGGGCGCCTGTACTGTCGGCGGCGGACCCTACTTCAAGTGGGGCTACCACGTGGTGAAGGGAGTCGACCTAGTGGTTCCGGTAGACGTTTACGTCCCCGGCTGCCCGCCAAGACCCGAAGCGCTGCTCGAGGGCCTGATGCGGGTGCAGGACAAGATCAACAGCCAGCGGATTGTGAAACGATCGTCCGACAACCGGTTGGGGGCCGAGGCGGCCGAGCTTGAAGACGCACTGCCAACCCCCCACCACAGCGGCTACGCCGACCCGCCCGCCGGCCCCGAGCCGCTCTTCCACCATCAAAAACTAACTTCCTAG
- the sufC gene encoding Fe-S cluster assembly ATPase SufC: MTETLAIKNLHVSVEGKPILHGVNLSINRGETHALMGPNGSGKSTLGAAVMGHPSYEVTEGSVTLGGVDMLELDASERARAGLFMAFQRPMAVPGVKMADFLRHATTNVRRPERKEGEELIPMREFRKELKEKMAQLRMDPEFARRYVNDGFSGGEMKRAEILQMAMLRPKFAILDETDSGLDVDAVRLASESIAQIGKEQLGGAQMGILIITHHDKLLERNTPDFTHVMLGGKIVETGGVELAQELYTSGYDRVRAAYPDAAAIEREMAEADQLETVG; the protein is encoded by the coding sequence ATGACCGAAACGTTAGCGATCAAGAACCTGCACGTCTCCGTTGAGGGAAAGCCCATCCTCCACGGCGTGAACCTGTCCATTAACCGCGGCGAAACCCACGCGCTGATGGGGCCCAATGGCTCTGGCAAGAGCACCCTCGGCGCGGCCGTCATGGGTCACCCCAGCTACGAAGTGACCGAGGGTTCCGTCACGCTCGGCGGCGTCGACATGCTAGAGCTGGACGCCTCGGAACGGGCGCGGGCCGGGCTGTTCATGGCGTTTCAACGCCCGATGGCGGTGCCGGGCGTAAAGATGGCGGACTTCCTTCGCCACGCTACGACCAATGTACGCCGTCCCGAACGCAAAGAAGGCGAAGAGCTGATCCCGATGCGTGAGTTCCGCAAAGAGCTCAAAGAGAAGATGGCTCAACTTCGCATGGACCCCGAGTTTGCCCGGCGGTATGTGAACGACGGGTTCTCCGGCGGCGAGATGAAGCGGGCCGAGATCCTGCAAATGGCGATGTTGCGGCCGAAGTTCGCCATTCTTGACGAAACAGACAGCGGACTCGACGTCGACGCGGTGCGACTCGCTAGTGAGTCGATCGCCCAGATCGGCAAGGAACAACTCGGGGGCGCCCAGATGGGGATCCTGATCATCACGCATCACGACAAATTGCTGGAGCGCAACACCCCCGATTTCACGCACGTGATGCTGGGCGGGAAGATCGTGGAAACCGGCGGCGTGGAGCTGGCTCAGGAGCTCTACACGTCTGGCTACGACCGCGTCCGCGCCGCGTACCCCGACGCCGCGGCGATTGAGCGTGAGATGGCCGAAGCGGATCAACTCGAAACCGTCGGCTAA
- a CDS encoding amino acid kinase family protein, giving the protein MTKTVIVKIGGSLLRRPDCSAAMKRWLDAALLASPSSHFLLLVGGGELVDRLRELSRRHEISEATAHWLAIDLMAINAQIVADLIPGLEIESSFESLDARRRLPGATLMDVRQVLRVKEPLAPGTKLEATWSTTSDSIAARMAVLLAAELVLLKEACPPSAWRGADWGELASVGLVDASFSLFAAEISHVEVQRIRETGRRKPL; this is encoded by the coding sequence ATGACCAAGACGGTCATCGTGAAAATCGGCGGGAGCCTGCTACGCCGCCCCGATTGCTCGGCTGCTATGAAGCGTTGGCTCGACGCGGCCTTGCTAGCTAGCCCGTCCAGCCACTTTCTGTTGCTAGTTGGAGGCGGCGAGTTGGTGGATCGCCTCCGAGAGCTGTCGCGTCGGCACGAGATTTCAGAGGCAACGGCTCACTGGCTCGCGATCGATCTAATGGCCATCAACGCACAGATCGTGGCGGACCTGATTCCGGGGCTCGAAATCGAAAGCTCTTTCGAGAGCCTTGACGCCCGTCGAAGACTACCTGGCGCTACGCTGATGGACGTGCGCCAAGTTCTGCGTGTCAAAGAGCCACTAGCGCCCGGCACTAAGCTTGAGGCCACGTGGAGTACGACCAGCGACTCGATCGCCGCTCGAATGGCCGTCTTACTAGCGGCGGAGCTCGTTCTTCTGAAGGAAGCCTGCCCGCCGAGCGCGTGGCGGGGCGCCGACTGGGGCGAACTTGCCTCAGTCGGACTCGTAGATGCTAGCTTCTCGCTGTTTGCCGCCGAGATTTCTCACGTCGAAGTGCAAAGAATACGTGAAACAGGGCGTCGCAAACCGCTATGA
- a CDS encoding metal-sulfur cluster assembly factor — translation MPVSEDQVREALKQVIDPELFVNIVDLGLIYTVNITESDAAEDGASADGAAVEVEMTMTSPACPAGPQLLAQSKEAVGNMEGVQNVDVKLVMTPPWTPDRMTEDARDQLGIF, via the coding sequence ATGCCTGTCTCTGAAGATCAAGTTCGCGAGGCCCTAAAGCAGGTCATCGATCCCGAGCTGTTCGTCAACATCGTCGATCTAGGGCTGATCTACACGGTCAACATCACTGAAAGTGACGCGGCCGAAGACGGTGCTTCGGCCGACGGCGCGGCGGTCGAGGTCGAAATGACCATGACCAGCCCGGCGTGCCCGGCTGGTCCTCAGTTGCTGGCTCAGTCGAAGGAAGCTGTCGGCAATATGGAGGGGGTGCAGAATGTAGACGTGAAGCTCGTAATGACCCCCCCCTGGACCCCCGATCGGATGACCGAAGACGCCCGCGACCAGCTCGGCATTTTCTAG
- the phnD gene encoding phosphate/phosphite/phosphonate ABC transporter substrate-binding protein, with the protein MQNPELRPSLSWGRVFLVAAPLAVIASAITFIWTSSVQDDARSALERNVLSKMLLQAVEPAGSGLVMADSDGDLVADTPPEPDSLQHPDKLVFAYIAEEQEESPSGQNWQELTEAISKAVGKPVEFASFTKVNEQLEALRIGQVHIIGLSTGAAPLAVDSAGFVPLATLAQQSGDVGYEMQIMVPADSPIKETADLRGKRVVFVRPTSNSGFKAAFVYLYKREGLLPEQDYQWSFSLSHKDSIRALLKGGADAAPVASDLLAEMIESGEVPPGALRSIYDSERFPPAVIGCAHDLPADEVASIRNALTGFNWDGTGVQRELGPTGAARFVEVNYKNDWANIRRIDEAVREVLSGDGN; encoded by the coding sequence GTGCAGAACCCAGAACTAAGGCCAAGCCTCTCCTGGGGCCGAGTCTTCCTCGTCGCGGCGCCGTTGGCGGTCATCGCGTCTGCGATCACCTTCATTTGGACGTCGTCTGTCCAGGACGACGCCCGGTCCGCGCTTGAAAGGAACGTCCTGTCCAAGATGCTGCTGCAGGCGGTAGAGCCCGCTGGCAGCGGGTTAGTCATGGCGGATTCTGATGGCGACCTAGTGGCGGACACCCCACCGGAGCCCGACTCCCTGCAGCACCCCGATAAACTTGTGTTCGCCTATATCGCAGAAGAACAGGAGGAGTCTCCGTCCGGTCAGAATTGGCAAGAGCTGACAGAGGCGATTTCGAAAGCGGTCGGCAAACCGGTGGAATTCGCCTCGTTTACCAAGGTCAATGAACAGCTAGAGGCGTTGCGGATCGGCCAGGTCCACATCATAGGCTTGAGCACCGGCGCCGCCCCGCTGGCGGTCGACTCGGCCGGTTTCGTGCCGCTTGCTACGCTGGCCCAGCAATCAGGGGACGTCGGCTACGAGATGCAGATCATGGTCCCCGCAGACAGCCCCATCAAGGAAACCGCAGACCTACGGGGCAAACGCGTCGTCTTCGTCCGGCCTACGTCGAACTCCGGATTCAAGGCGGCGTTTGTCTACCTCTACAAGCGGGAGGGGCTGCTCCCCGAGCAGGACTATCAGTGGAGCTTCTCGCTTTCGCACAAAGACTCAATCCGGGCGCTCTTGAAGGGCGGAGCCGACGCCGCCCCGGTGGCTAGCGATTTGCTGGCTGAGATGATCGAGTCGGGCGAAGTGCCGCCCGGCGCGCTGCGATCAATCTACGATTCAGAGCGGTTCCCGCCGGCGGTGATTGGCTGTGCTCACGACCTGCCGGCCGATGAAGTGGCTTCGATCCGAAACGCCCTGACTGGCTTCAACTGGGATGGCACCGGGGTGCAGCGCGAGCTCGGCCCGACGGGCGCCGCGAGGTTCGTAGAGGTCAACTACAAGAACGACTGGGCGAATATTCGACGGATCGATGAAGCCGTGCGGGAAGTTCTTAGCGGCGACGGCAATTGA
- a CDS encoding transposase, protein MSEKAKRRSWTASEKLRIVVAGLDGSVETSELCRREGINPTQYYLWKKQLMGSAAKVFDTGAEKPSAQQQRRRRRPP, encoded by the coding sequence ATGAGCGAGAAGGCGAAGCGTCGTAGTTGGACGGCCTCAGAGAAGCTGCGGATAGTGGTGGCGGGTCTGGACGGTTCGGTGGAGACGAGCGAGCTGTGCCGCCGTGAGGGGATCAACCCGACGCAGTACTACCTCTGGAAGAAGCAGCTGATGGGCTCTGCGGCGAAGGTATTCGACACGGGGGCCGAGAAGCCGTCGGCGCAGCAGCAGCGGCGGCGTCGACGACCGCCTTGA
- a CDS encoding hydantoinase/oxoprolinase family protein: MIPWPISDGWIGLDVGGANTKIAGPTGYTEQLPLAVWKSPGELAMHIGRLLARAPKHHSVALTTTAELADCFASKSEGVRAVIDAVRAACGRSRLVVYSTDQGGSFVDGTAARSNPIPIAAANWLALANWAAGQWRPSDGLMIDLGSTTTDIIWLRNSRAAPLGTTDAQRLASGELVYTGLLRTPVAAIASKLASGGKLRRVAAEWFAHAADAHVILRSLPEGTCYETADGRPADWGHAKARLARSLCLDAGDLSDSQAELLAGEVVRWQCRAIEDGIAQVASNSLAPIRQVIVSGAGWRLAKQAVQNVLPSAAVASIAGVLGEPACRCAAAVAVAALASPIGDGA; the protein is encoded by the coding sequence GTGATTCCCTGGCCCATTAGCGATGGTTGGATCGGCCTCGACGTGGGAGGCGCCAATACGAAGATCGCCGGCCCAACCGGTTATACCGAACAGCTTCCGCTGGCCGTTTGGAAGTCTCCAGGAGAGCTGGCGATGCATATCGGACGATTGCTGGCCCGCGCTCCCAAGCACCACAGCGTTGCCCTGACGACGACCGCAGAGCTTGCGGACTGTTTCGCAAGCAAATCAGAGGGGGTTCGCGCGGTGATTGACGCTGTCCGCGCAGCCTGCGGTCGGTCCCGCCTCGTCGTCTATTCGACCGACCAGGGCGGATCGTTTGTCGACGGCACAGCGGCCCGGAGCAATCCGATCCCGATCGCGGCCGCCAACTGGCTTGCTCTGGCCAACTGGGCGGCCGGCCAATGGCGGCCGTCGGACGGCCTAATGATCGACTTGGGATCGACGACTACCGACATTATTTGGCTTAGAAACTCAAGGGCGGCCCCGCTGGGCACCACCGATGCCCAACGTTTGGCGAGCGGCGAGCTGGTCTACACCGGCCTCCTGCGAACGCCGGTGGCGGCCATCGCCTCGAAGCTTGCGTCTGGGGGTAAGCTTCGACGCGTAGCGGCCGAATGGTTTGCCCACGCCGCGGATGCGCACGTCATTCTCCGATCACTCCCAGAGGGGACGTGCTACGAGACAGCGGACGGACGTCCTGCCGACTGGGGACACGCCAAGGCCAGGCTAGCGCGATCCCTCTGCTTGGACGCTGGCGACCTTTCCGATTCGCAGGCGGAGTTGCTAGCGGGCGAGGTCGTACGGTGGCAGTGCCGCGCCATCGAGGACGGGATTGCTCAAGTCGCAAGCAATTCGTTGGCGCCGATTCGCCAAGTGATCGTGAGCGGCGCCGGTTGGCGGTTGGCGAAACAGGCCGTGCAGAACGTGCTGCCTAGCGCGGCGGTTGCGTCGATCGCCGGCGTACTAGGGGAGCCGGCCTGTCGGTGCGCCGCCGCTGTAGCCGTCGCTGCCCTGGCGTCCCCGATCGGGGACGGCGCATGA